One Pseudomonas lalucatii genomic window carries:
- the thiC gene encoding phosphomethylpyrimidine synthase ThiC: MSAQQKNLSESAQVDQQSIQPFPRSRKIYVQGSRPDIRVPMREISLDVTPTDFGGEVNAPVLVYDTSGPYTDPSVTIDVRQGLADVRSAWIEDRGDTELLAGLSSSFGQERLSNPELTAMRFAHVRNPRRAKPGQNVSQMHYARQGIITPEMEYVAIRENLKLQEARAAGLLEQQHAGHSFGANIPKEITPEFVREEIACGRAIIPANINHVELEPMIIGRNFLVKINGNIGNSALGSSIEEEVAKLTWGIRWGSDTVMDLSTGKHIHETREWIIRNSPVPIGTVPIYQALEKVGGVAEDLTWELFRDTLIEQAEQGVDYFTIHAGVLLRYVPMTAKRVTGIVSRGGSIMAKWCLAHHKENFLYTHFEEICQIMKAYDVSFSLGDGLRPGSIADANDEAQFGELETLGELTKIAWKHDVQVMIEGPGHVPMQLIKENMDKQLECCDEAPFYTLGPLTTDIAPGYDHITSGIGAAMIGWFGCAMLCYVTPKEHLGLPNKDDVKTGIITYKIAAHAADLAKGHPGAQIRDNALSKARFEFRWEDQFNLGLDPDTARSYHDETLPKDSAKVAHFCSMCGPKFCSMKITQEVRVYAEEQRIAALDLDAEVEQGMQAKAEEFKAQGAQLYHKV; the protein is encoded by the coding sequence ATGAGTGCACAACAAAAGAACCTGAGCGAAAGCGCCCAGGTCGACCAGCAGTCGATCCAGCCCTTCCCCCGTTCGCGGAAGATCTACGTGCAGGGTTCGCGTCCGGACATCCGCGTGCCGATGCGCGAGATCAGCCTGGACGTCACCCCGACCGACTTCGGCGGCGAGGTCAACGCGCCGGTGCTGGTCTACGACACCTCCGGCCCCTACACCGACCCGAGCGTGACCATCGACGTGCGCCAGGGCCTGGCCGACGTGCGCAGCGCCTGGATCGAGGACCGCGGCGACACCGAGCTGCTCGCCGGCCTGAGCTCCAGCTTCGGCCAGGAGCGCCTGAGCAACCCCGAACTGACCGCCATGCGCTTCGCCCACGTGCGCAACCCGCGCCGCGCCAAGCCCGGCCAGAACGTCAGCCAGATGCACTACGCGCGCCAGGGCATCATCACCCCGGAGATGGAATACGTCGCCATCCGCGAGAACCTCAAGCTGCAGGAGGCCCGCGCCGCCGGCCTGCTCGAGCAGCAGCACGCCGGCCACAGCTTCGGCGCCAACATCCCCAAGGAAATCACCCCAGAGTTCGTCCGCGAGGAGATCGCCTGCGGTAGGGCGATTATTCCGGCGAACATCAACCACGTGGAGCTGGAGCCGATGATCATCGGCCGCAACTTCCTGGTGAAGATCAACGGCAACATTGGCAACTCGGCCCTGGGCTCCTCCATCGAGGAAGAAGTGGCCAAGCTGACCTGGGGCATCCGCTGGGGCTCCGATACCGTGATGGACCTGTCCACCGGCAAGCACATCCACGAGACCCGCGAGTGGATCATCCGCAACAGCCCGGTGCCGATCGGCACGGTGCCGATCTACCAGGCCCTGGAGAAGGTCGGCGGGGTGGCCGAGGACCTGACCTGGGAGCTGTTCCGCGACACCCTGATCGAGCAGGCCGAGCAGGGCGTGGACTACTTCACCATCCACGCCGGGGTGTTGCTGCGCTATGTGCCCATGACCGCCAAGCGGGTCACCGGCATCGTCTCGCGTGGCGGCTCGATCATGGCCAAGTGGTGCCTGGCGCACCACAAGGAGAACTTCCTCTACACCCACTTCGAGGAAATCTGCCAGATCATGAAGGCCTACGACGTCAGCTTCTCGCTGGGCGACGGCCTGCGTCCGGGCTCCATCGCCGACGCCAACGACGAGGCGCAGTTCGGCGAGCTGGAGACCCTCGGCGAGCTGACCAAGATCGCCTGGAAGCACGACGTCCAGGTGATGATCGAGGGCCCCGGCCACGTGCCGATGCAGCTGATCAAGGAGAACATGGACAAGCAGCTGGAATGCTGCGACGAGGCGCCGTTCTACACCCTCGGCCCGCTGACCACCGACATCGCCCCGGGCTACGACCACATCACCTCGGGCATCGGCGCGGCGATGATCGGTTGGTTCGGCTGCGCCATGCTCTGCTACGTTACCCCCAAGGAGCACCTGGGGCTGCCGAACAAGGACGACGTCAAGACGGGCATCATCACCTACAAGATCGCCGCCCATGCCGCCGACCTTGCCAAGGGCCACCCGGGGGCGCAAATTCGCGATAACGCCCTGAGCAAGGCGCGCTTCGAGTTCCGCTGGGAGGACCAGTTCAACCTGGGCCTGGACCCGGACACGGCGCGCAGCTACCACGACGAGACGCTGCCGAAGGACTCGGCCAAGGTGGCGCACTTCTGCTCCATGTGCGGGCCGAAGTTCTGCTCGATGAAGATCACCCAGGAAGTGCGGGTCTATGCTGAAGAGCAACGCATCGCCGCCCTGGACCTGGATGCAGAGGTCGAGCAGGGCATGCAGGCCAAGGCCGAGGAGTTCAAGGCGCAGGGCGCGCAGCTCTATCACAAGGTGTGA
- a CDS encoding TolC family outer membrane protein, translating to MLRRLSLALAVASAANGLAWAEQAPLSPKTDLVTVYQEAASNNADLAAARADYQARREVVPQARAGLLPNLSAGANLSDTRTAVDSPSITSSRSGTVYQANLSQPLFRADRWFQLQAAEAISEQAALELSATEQALILQSAETYFAVLRAQDTLASTKAEEAAFKRQLDQANERFDVGLSDKTDVLEAQAGFDTARANRIIAERQVEDAFQALITLTNREHGALEGIEHGLPILAPTPNDAKAWVDTASAQNLNLQASNYAVSAAEETLRQRKSGHAPTLDAVASYQKGDNDSLGFSNSSASAATFSGDVEQRSIGLQLNIPLYSGGLTSSQVREAYQRLTQSEQLRESRRRQVVQDTRNLHRAVNTDVETVQARKQSIISNQSALEATEIGYQVGTRNIVDVLDAQRQLYNSVRTYNDARYDYILNNLRLKQAAGTLSPADLEALGDFLKPDYDPDRDFLPPDLAKAAEAQLRGAQDY from the coding sequence ATGCTGCGCAGACTCTCTCTGGCTCTTGCCGTGGCCTCCGCCGCCAACGGATTGGCCTGGGCCGAACAGGCCCCGCTGTCCCCCAAGACCGACCTGGTCACCGTCTACCAGGAGGCCGCCAGCAACAACGCCGACCTGGCGGCCGCACGCGCCGACTACCAGGCGCGCCGCGAGGTGGTACCGCAGGCCCGCGCCGGGCTGCTGCCGAACCTCTCGGCCGGCGCCAACCTGAGCGACACCCGCACCGCCGTCGACTCCCCGTCCATCACCAGCTCACGCAGCGGCACGGTGTACCAGGCCAACCTCAGCCAGCCGCTGTTCCGCGCCGACCGCTGGTTCCAGCTGCAGGCGGCCGAGGCGATCAGCGAACAGGCCGCCCTGGAACTGTCCGCCACCGAGCAGGCGCTGATCCTGCAGAGCGCCGAGACCTACTTCGCCGTGCTGCGCGCCCAGGACACCCTGGCCTCGACCAAGGCCGAGGAAGCCGCCTTCAAGCGCCAGCTGGATCAGGCCAACGAGCGCTTCGACGTCGGCCTGTCGGACAAGACCGACGTGCTCGAGGCCCAGGCCGGCTTCGACACCGCGCGGGCCAACCGGATCATCGCCGAACGCCAGGTGGAAGACGCCTTCCAGGCCCTGATCACCCTGACCAACCGCGAGCACGGTGCCCTCGAGGGCATCGAGCACGGCCTGCCGATCCTCGCGCCGACGCCCAACGACGCCAAGGCCTGGGTCGATACCGCCAGCGCGCAGAACCTCAATCTGCAGGCCAGCAACTACGCGGTCAGCGCCGCCGAGGAAACCCTGCGCCAGCGCAAGTCCGGCCATGCGCCGACCCTGGACGCGGTGGCCAGCTACCAGAAGGGCGACAACGACAGCCTCGGTTTCAGCAACAGCAGCGCCAGCGCCGCCACCTTCAGCGGCGACGTCGAGCAGCGCTCGATCGGCCTGCAGCTGAACATCCCGCTGTACAGCGGCGGCCTGACCAGCTCCCAGGTGCGCGAGGCCTACCAGCGCCTGACCCAGAGCGAGCAGCTGCGCGAGAGCCGGCGCCGCCAGGTGGTGCAGGACACCCGCAACCTGCACCGCGCGGTGAACACCGACGTGGAGACCGTGCAGGCGCGCAAGCAGTCGATCATCTCCAACCAGAGCGCCCTGGAGGCCACCGAGATCGGCTACCAGGTCGGCACCCGCAACATCGTCGACGTGCTCGACGCCCAGCGCCAGCTGTACAACTCGGTGCGCACCTACAACGATGCGCGCTACGACTACATCCTCAACAACCTGCGCCTCAAGCAGGCCGCCGGCACCCTCAGCCCGGCCGACCTGGAGGCCCTGGGCGACTTCCTCAAGCCCGACTACGACCCGGATCGCGACTTCCTCCCGCCGGACCTGGCCAAGGCCGCCGAAGCGCAGCTGCGCGGCGCCCAGGACTACTGA
- the waaA gene encoding lipid IV(A) 3-deoxy-D-manno-octulosonic acid transferase — protein MNRPLYSLLLHLALPLIVLRLAYRAWRAPAYARRLGERFALGLPPLKPGGIWLHAVSLGESIAAAPLIRELLERYPQLPITVTCMTPTGSERIRALFGTPEYAGRVQHCYLPYDLPWAAARFLERVQPRLALIMETELWPNHIHQCARRGIPVVLANARLSARSARGYARFARLTAPMLAELSLIAVQTAAEAERFRDLGARPECVEVTGSIKYDLHLDPALAQRAAALRAQWGAQRRPLWIAASTHAGEDEIVLAAHRRLLADQPDALLLLVPRHPEHFAAVFELCRRQGFATRRRSSGEAPDAADQVLLGDTMGELLFLYALADCAFVGGSLVANGGHNLLEPAALGKPVLSGPHLFNFLEIAAQLREAGALGEVADGEQLAAEVAGLWREPQRAQRMSQAGVAVMRANQGALQRLLAGVGRLLA, from the coding sequence ATGAATCGACCCCTGTATTCCCTGCTGCTGCACCTGGCCTTGCCCCTTATCGTCCTGCGCCTGGCCTACCGTGCCTGGCGCGCCCCGGCCTATGCCCGGCGTCTCGGCGAGCGCTTCGCCCTCGGGCTGCCGCCGCTGAAGCCCGGCGGCATCTGGCTGCATGCCGTTTCGCTCGGCGAGAGCATCGCCGCCGCGCCGTTGATCCGCGAGCTGCTGGAGCGTTACCCGCAGCTGCCGATCACCGTGACCTGCATGACCCCGACCGGCTCGGAGCGCATCCGCGCGTTGTTCGGTACGCCGGAGTACGCCGGACGGGTGCAGCATTGCTACCTGCCCTATGACCTGCCCTGGGCCGCCGCGCGCTTCCTCGAGCGGGTGCAGCCGCGCCTGGCGCTGATCATGGAAACCGAGCTGTGGCCCAACCATATCCATCAGTGCGCGCGCCGCGGCATTCCCGTGGTCCTGGCCAATGCGCGCCTGTCCGCACGCTCGGCCCGTGGCTATGCCCGCTTCGCCCGCTTGACCGCGCCGATGCTCGCCGAGTTGAGCCTGATCGCCGTGCAGACCGCCGCCGAGGCCGAGCGCTTCCGCGACCTGGGGGCGCGGCCCGAATGCGTCGAGGTGACCGGCTCGATCAAGTACGACCTGCACCTCGACCCGGCGCTGGCGCAGCGTGCCGCCGCGCTGCGGGCGCAGTGGGGCGCGCAGCGGCGGCCGCTGTGGATCGCCGCCAGCACCCACGCCGGCGAGGACGAGATCGTCCTCGCCGCCCACCGCCGGCTGCTGGCGGACCAGCCCGACGCGCTGCTGCTCCTGGTGCCGCGCCATCCCGAGCACTTCGCCGCGGTATTCGAACTGTGCCGCCGGCAGGGGTTCGCCACCCGTCGTCGCTCCAGCGGCGAGGCCCCGGACGCCGCCGACCAGGTGCTGCTCGGCGACACCATGGGCGAGCTGCTGTTCCTCTATGCCCTGGCCGACTGCGCCTTCGTCGGCGGCAGCCTGGTGGCCAACGGCGGGCATAACCTGCTGGAGCCGGCGGCCCTGGGCAAGCCGGTACTCAGCGGGCCGCACCTGTTCAATTTCCTCGAGATAGCCGCGCAGCTGCGCGAGGCCGGGGCGCTCGGCGAGGTCGCCGATGGCGAGCAGCTGGCCGCAGAGGTGGCCGGGCTGTGGCGCGAGCCGCAGCGGGCGCAGCGGATGAGCCAGGCCGGGGTGGCGGTGATGCGGGCCAACCAGGGGGCGCTGCAGCGCCTGCTCGCCGGGGTGGGGCGCCTGCTCGCCTAG
- a CDS encoding LysR family transcriptional regulator codes for MQWSLEQIRLFVSVAECQSFSAAARRLGRVQSAVSSAIALLETDLGVLLFERSSGRQPRLTVAGEALLTEAREVLRQCQRLEGRALGLVHGEEARLRLAQDEAMPYQPVLDSLEALAQRFPRLEVQVASGAQGDVARKLLERRADLGLLFHHEGMPEALERQRLGTIEMVTVCGAGHSLAGQAHADRRELARHRQLLMAPQDSTYPGGEQISPQVWRADSFYAMAELLARNLGWAWLPRHVVQYPTYQGQLVELRSDWTPPPLVVELVCRRDEALGPAARWLGERFAEHLRAIG; via the coding sequence ATGCAGTGGAGTCTGGAACAGATACGCCTGTTCGTCAGCGTGGCCGAGTGCCAGTCGTTTTCCGCGGCGGCGCGGCGCCTGGGGCGCGTGCAGTCGGCGGTCAGCAGCGCGATCGCCTTGCTGGAAACCGACCTCGGCGTGCTGCTGTTCGAGCGCAGCAGCGGCCGCCAGCCGCGCCTGACCGTCGCCGGCGAGGCCCTGTTGACCGAGGCGCGCGAGGTGCTGCGCCAGTGCCAGCGTCTGGAGGGCCGCGCCCTGGGCCTGGTGCACGGCGAGGAGGCGCGGTTGCGCCTGGCCCAGGACGAAGCCATGCCCTACCAGCCGGTACTCGACAGCCTGGAGGCGCTGGCGCAGCGCTTTCCCCGGCTGGAGGTGCAGGTCGCCAGCGGTGCCCAGGGCGATGTCGCGCGCAAGCTGCTGGAGCGCCGCGCCGATCTCGGCCTGCTGTTTCATCACGAAGGCATGCCCGAGGCCCTGGAGCGCCAGCGCCTGGGCACCATCGAGATGGTCACGGTGTGTGGTGCCGGGCATTCCCTGGCCGGCCAGGCGCATGCCGATCGGCGCGAGCTGGCGCGGCACCGGCAGCTGCTGATGGCGCCGCAGGACAGCACCTACCCCGGGGGCGAGCAGATCAGCCCCCAGGTGTGGCGGGCCGACAGCTTCTACGCCATGGCCGAGTTGCTGGCGCGCAACCTGGGCTGGGCCTGGCTGCCGCGTCATGTGGTGCAGTACCCCACCTACCAGGGGCAGCTGGTGGAGCTGCGCAGCGACTGGACGCCGCCGCCGCTGGTGGTGGAGCTGGTCTGCCGCCGCGACGAGGCCCTGGGGCCCGCGGCACGCTGGCTGGGCGAGCGATTCGCCGAACACCTGCGCGCCATCGGCTGA
- a CDS encoding DMT family transporter: MTGYLYLGIAIAAEVVATASMKALDGFNRPLPLLLVVCGYALSFWMLSLVVKTIPVGVAYAVWAGLGIVLVSVAATFLYQQRLDLPALLGMALIVAGVVVIQLFSQSVGH, translated from the coding sequence ATGACCGGCTATCTCTACCTCGGCATCGCCATCGCCGCCGAAGTCGTCGCCACCGCCTCGATGAAGGCCCTGGACGGTTTCAACCGCCCCCTGCCGCTGCTGCTGGTGGTGTGCGGTTATGCGCTGTCCTTCTGGATGCTCAGCCTGGTGGTCAAGACCATCCCGGTGGGCGTCGCCTACGCGGTCTGGGCCGGCCTGGGCATCGTCCTGGTGAGCGTCGCCGCGACCTTCCTCTACCAGCAGCGCCTGGACCTGCCGGCGCTGCTGGGCATGGCCCTGATCGTCGCCGGCGTGGTGGTGATCCAGCTGTTCTCGCAAAGCGTCGGCCACTGA
- a CDS encoding NAD(P)/FAD-dependent oxidoreductase has protein sequence MPQALSTDILIVGGGIAGLWLNARLRRQGFATLLVENASLGGGQSVKSQGIIHGGAKYALHGALTGASEAIADMPRRWREALAGSGELDLSGVRLLSEAHYLWSPGSLAGNLTSFFASKAVRGRVDQVKGEQLPPALQHPRFKGKVYRLAELVLDVPSLIARLAELAGDGLLAAERIEPLREQGELAGLRVDGRDIRAQRIVLSAGRGNAELLAALGLEQPAQQLRPLHMVLVKGPSLKPLYAHCLGGGPKPRVTVTSHPAADGQWVWYLGGDLAEADGVARDEAAQIRAAQQELGNLLPWLDLGSAQWATLRVERAEPAQSGLVRPDNAFLAEQQRLLVGWPTKLALAPDFADRVLATLARDGIRPAEHPPLPALPRPAIAHPAWEDLF, from the coding sequence ATGCCCCAAGCTCTGAGTACGGACATTCTGATCGTCGGCGGCGGCATCGCCGGCCTCTGGCTGAACGCGCGCCTGCGTCGCCAGGGTTTCGCCACCCTGCTGGTGGAAAACGCCAGCCTCGGCGGCGGGCAGAGCGTCAAGTCCCAGGGGATCATCCACGGCGGCGCCAAGTACGCCCTGCACGGCGCCCTGACCGGCGCCTCGGAGGCCATCGCCGACATGCCGCGGCGCTGGCGCGAGGCGCTGGCCGGCAGCGGCGAGCTGGACCTGTCCGGCGTGCGCCTGCTGTCCGAGGCCCACTACCTGTGGTCCCCCGGCAGCCTGGCCGGCAACCTGACCAGCTTCTTCGCCAGCAAGGCGGTGCGCGGCCGGGTCGACCAGGTCAAGGGCGAGCAGCTGCCGCCGGCGCTGCAGCATCCCAGGTTCAAGGGCAAGGTCTATCGCCTGGCCGAGCTGGTGCTCGACGTGCCCAGCCTGATCGCCCGCCTGGCCGAACTGGCCGGCGACGGCCTGCTGGCCGCCGAGCGCATCGAGCCGCTGCGCGAGCAGGGCGAGCTGGCCGGCCTGCGCGTCGACGGCCGGGATATTCGCGCCCAGCGCATCGTGCTCAGCGCCGGCCGCGGCAACGCCGAGCTGCTCGCCGCCCTGGGCCTCGAACAGCCCGCCCAGCAGCTGCGCCCGCTGCACATGGTGCTGGTCAAGGGGCCGAGCCTCAAACCGCTGTATGCCCACTGCCTGGGCGGCGGGCCGAAGCCGCGGGTCACCGTCACCAGCCACCCGGCGGCCGATGGCCAATGGGTCTGGTACCTGGGCGGCGACCTGGCCGAGGCCGACGGCGTGGCCCGCGACGAGGCCGCGCAGATCCGGGCGGCGCAGCAGGAACTCGGCAACCTGCTGCCCTGGCTCGACCTCGGCAGCGCGCAGTGGGCCACCCTGCGGGTCGAACGCGCCGAGCCCGCGCAATCCGGCCTGGTGCGCCCGGACAACGCCTTCCTCGCCGAACAGCAGCGCCTGCTGGTCGGCTGGCCGACTAAACTGGCCTTGGCACCGGACTTCGCCGACCGCGTGCTGGCGACCCTGGCGCGGGACGGCATCCGCCCCGCCGAGCATCCGCCGCTGCCGGCGCTGCCGCGCCCGGCCATCGCCCACCCCGCCTGGGAGGACCTGTTCTGA
- a CDS encoding aldo/keto reductase: protein MHTLHNLHRPLGATELLVSPLGLGTVKLGRDQGVKYPSGFRIPDDAEARRLLAQAHELGINLIDTAPAYGTSEARLGPLLRGQREQWVIVSKSGEEFEDGQSRFDFSPAHTRRSVERSLKRLETDFIDLLLVHSDGNDVAILRDSGVYEVLAELKREGKIRAFGLSGKTVEGGLLALQQGDCAMVTYNLDEQGELPVLDYAEQHGKGILVKKALASGHACLQPGEDPVRASFELIFGHPAVSSAIIGTINPDHLAHNVATAAAVIQDIA, encoded by the coding sequence ATGCACACCCTGCACAACCTCCATCGCCCACTGGGCGCGACCGAACTGCTGGTCTCGCCGCTGGGCCTGGGCACCGTCAAGCTGGGCCGCGACCAGGGCGTCAAGTACCCCAGCGGCTTCCGCATCCCGGACGACGCCGAGGCCCGCCGGCTGCTGGCCCAGGCCCATGAGCTGGGCATCAACCTGATCGACACGGCCCCGGCCTACGGCACCAGCGAGGCGCGCCTCGGCCCGCTGCTGCGCGGCCAGCGCGAGCAGTGGGTGATCGTCAGCAAGAGCGGCGAGGAGTTCGAAGACGGCCAGTCGCGCTTCGACTTCTCCCCCGCCCACACCCGCCGCTCGGTGGAGCGCAGCCTCAAGCGCCTGGAGACCGACTTCATCGACCTGCTGCTGGTCCACTCGGACGGCAACGATGTCGCCATCCTGCGCGACAGCGGCGTCTACGAGGTCCTCGCCGAACTCAAGCGCGAGGGCAAGATCCGCGCCTTCGGCCTGTCCGGCAAGACCGTCGAGGGCGGCCTGCTGGCCCTGCAGCAGGGCGACTGCGCCATGGTCACCTACAACCTCGACGAGCAGGGCGAACTGCCGGTGCTGGACTACGCCGAACAGCACGGCAAGGGCATCCTGGTGAAGAAGGCCCTGGCCAGCGGCCACGCCTGCCTGCAGCCGGGCGAGGACCCGGTGCGCGCCAGCTTCGAGCTGATCTTCGGCCACCCGGCGGTGAGCAGCGCGATCATCGGCACCATCAATCCGGACCACCTGGCCCATAATGTGGCGACGGCCGCGGCGGTGATCCAGGACATCGCCTGA
- the hldE gene encoding bifunctional D-glycero-beta-D-manno-heptose-7-phosphate kinase/D-glycero-beta-D-manno-heptose 1-phosphate adenylyltransferase HldE gives MKLSMPRFDQAPVLVVGDVMLDRYWHGGTSRISPEAPVPVVKVEQIEDRPGGAANVALNIAALGAPAVLVGVTGADEAADSLSNSLQAVGVKTRFQRIEHQPTIVKLRVLSRHQQLLRLDFEEAFSTDAGAIAREVEALLEGVKVLVLSDYGKGALQNHQVLVQAARARGIPVLADPKGKDFSIYRGASLITPNLSEFETIVGRCADEAELVAKGAALMRELDLGALLVTRGEHGMTLLRPDHAPLHLPARAREVFDVTGAGDTVISTLAASLAAGEELPQAVALANLAAGIVVGKLGTAAISAPELRRAVQREQGSERGVLSLDQLLLAIEDARAHGEKIVFTNGCFDILHAGHVTYLEQARAQGDRLVLAVNDDASVSRLKGPGRPINSVDRRMAVLAGLGAVDWVVSFAEDTPERLLEQVQPDVLVKGGDYGIDQVVGAEIVTAYGGEVRVLGLVENSSTTAIVEKIRSK, from the coding sequence ATGAAGTTGTCCATGCCCCGTTTCGACCAAGCCCCCGTCCTGGTGGTGGGCGATGTCATGCTCGACCGCTACTGGCATGGCGGCACCTCGCGGATCTCCCCGGAGGCGCCGGTGCCGGTGGTCAAGGTCGAGCAGATCGAGGACCGCCCCGGCGGCGCGGCCAACGTCGCCCTGAACATCGCCGCCCTCGGCGCGCCGGCCGTGCTGGTCGGCGTGACCGGCGCCGACGAGGCCGCCGACAGCCTGAGCAACAGCCTGCAGGCGGTGGGCGTGAAGACCCGTTTCCAGCGCATCGAGCACCAGCCGACCATCGTCAAGTTGCGGGTCCTGAGCCGCCACCAGCAGCTGTTGCGCCTGGACTTCGAGGAGGCCTTCAGCACCGACGCCGGCGCCATCGCCCGCGAGGTCGAGGCGCTGCTCGAGGGCGTCAAGGTGCTGGTGCTGTCGGACTACGGCAAGGGCGCGCTGCAGAACCACCAGGTGCTGGTGCAGGCCGCCCGTGCCCGCGGCATCCCGGTGCTGGCCGATCCCAAGGGCAAGGATTTCTCCATCTACCGCGGCGCCAGCCTGATCACCCCCAACCTCAGCGAGTTCGAGACCATAGTCGGTCGCTGCGCCGACGAGGCCGAGCTGGTCGCCAAGGGCGCGGCGCTGATGCGTGAGCTGGACCTCGGCGCGCTGCTGGTGACCCGCGGCGAGCACGGCATGACCCTGCTGCGCCCGGACCACGCGCCGCTGCACCTGCCGGCCCGGGCCCGCGAGGTGTTCGATGTCACCGGTGCCGGCGACACGGTGATCTCCACCCTGGCCGCCAGCCTGGCCGCCGGCGAGGAGCTGCCGCAGGCGGTGGCTCTGGCCAACCTGGCCGCCGGCATCGTGGTCGGCAAGCTCGGTACCGCGGCGATCAGCGCTCCCGAGCTGCGCCGTGCGGTGCAGCGCGAGCAGGGCTCCGAGCGCGGCGTGCTGAGCCTGGACCAGCTGCTGCTGGCCATCGAGGACGCCCGCGCCCATGGCGAGAAGATCGTCTTCACCAACGGCTGCTTCGACATCCTCCACGCCGGCCACGTGACCTATCTGGAGCAGGCCCGGGCCCAGGGCGACCGCCTGGTGCTGGCGGTCAACGACGACGCCTCGGTCAGTCGCCTCAAGGGCCCCGGCCGGCCGATCAACTCGGTGGACCGGCGCATGGCCGTGCTCGCCGGCCTCGGCGCGGTGGACTGGGTGGTGAGCTTCGCCGAGGACACCCCGGAGCGCCTGCTCGAGCAGGTGCAGCCTGACGTGCTGGTCAAGGGCGGCGACTACGGCATCGACCAGGTGGTCGGCGCGGAGATCGTCACCGCCTATGGCGGCGAGGTGCGGGTGCTCGGCCTGGTGGAGAACAGCTCGACCACGGCCATAGTCGAGAAGATCCGCAGCAAGTAG
- a CDS encoding PIG-L deacetylase family protein, with protein MAGRKQQLLERHRRHKRTALLVGLLVLALLGVLLAWWLVPLLLVLGWVAHEAWFADHLFYSPGDDYRYAFPPDTRQLPAQVVDGVLRVDGDFAGADTLILQLDIRADWLGRWLDPRVLVGGDRQDFERGVRGRRYLNLSGQGAALAESGLPIRGRFCRLGAGATLYALSNPDYARRRLMVIAPHADDAELAAFGLYSAAAEASIVTLTQGEIEAEVYQPLGLDRAAAARLKGRLRSWDSLAVPLWGGVPQARCVQLGYYCLQLPAMAERPQQGFGSRESGDDDIRSARRHNPLPLPGDADGVASWDNLVADLAALLEHFRPEVLVTPHPQLDPHSDHVAATRALHEAIAASAWKPQTLLLYANHLHDNDRWPMGPAGQGIALPPAIEPLPADGLWSPGLSAEAQLDKTMALAMQHDLQGRLPAKKRARRLIQRLLAGRRWPASGEDEFFRKAVRRHELFWVRPL; from the coding sequence ATGGCCGGTCGCAAGCAGCAGCTGCTCGAGCGTCACCGTCGGCACAAGCGCACCGCCCTGCTGGTCGGCTTGCTGGTCCTGGCCCTGCTCGGCGTGCTGCTGGCCTGGTGGCTGGTGCCGCTGTTACTGGTGCTGGGCTGGGTCGCCCACGAGGCCTGGTTCGCCGATCACCTGTTCTATTCCCCCGGTGATGACTACCGCTACGCGTTTCCGCCGGATACCCGGCAGTTGCCCGCGCAGGTGGTCGATGGCGTGTTGAGGGTGGACGGCGATTTCGCCGGCGCCGACACGCTGATCCTGCAGCTGGACATCCGCGCCGACTGGCTGGGGCGCTGGCTCGATCCCCGGGTGCTGGTCGGCGGCGATCGTCAGGACTTCGAGCGCGGCGTGCGCGGGCGGCGCTACCTCAACCTGTCCGGCCAGGGCGCGGCGCTGGCCGAGTCCGGCCTGCCAATCCGCGGACGCTTCTGTCGTCTCGGTGCCGGCGCCACGCTGTACGCGCTGAGCAACCCAGACTATGCCCGCCGGCGGCTGATGGTCATCGCCCCCCACGCCGACGACGCCGAACTGGCTGCCTTCGGCCTGTACAGCGCTGCAGCCGAGGCGAGCATCGTCACCCTGACCCAGGGCGAGATCGAGGCCGAGGTCTACCAACCCCTGGGCCTGGATCGCGCCGCGGCGGCGCGTCTCAAGGGCCGCCTGCGCAGCTGGGACAGCCTGGCGGTGCCGCTGTGGGGCGGTGTCCCCCAGGCGCGCTGCGTGCAGCTCGGCTACTACTGCCTGCAATTGCCGGCGATGGCCGAGCGGCCGCAGCAGGGCTTCGGCTCCCGCGAGTCCGGCGACGACGATATCCGCAGCGCGCGCCGGCACAATCCGCTGCCGCTGCCCGGCGACGCCGATGGCGTCGCCAGCTGGGACAACCTGGTGGCGGACCTGGCGGCGCTGCTCGAGCATTTCCGCCCCGAGGTGCTGGTCACCCCGCACCCGCAGCTGGACCCGCACAGCGACCATGTCGCGGCGACCCGCGCCCTGCACGAGGCGATCGCGGCCAGTGCCTGGAAGCCGCAGACCCTGCTGCTCTACGCCAACCACCTGCACGACAACGACCGCTGGCCCATGGGCCCGGCCGGCCAGGGCATCGCCCTGCCGCCGGCCATCGAGCCCCTGCCGGCCGACGGCCTGTGGAGCCCGGGCCTGAGCGCCGAGGCGCAGCTGGACAAGACCATGGCCCTGGCCATGCAGCACGACCTGCAGGGCCGCTTGCCGGCGAAGAAGCGCGCCCGCCGGCTGATCCAGCGCCTGCTCGCCGGGCGCCGCTGGCCGGCCAGTGGCGAGGACGAGTTCTTCCGCAAGGCGGTGCGCCGCCACGAACTGTTCTGGGTGCGTCCCCTGTAG